A window from Cryptomeria japonica chromosome 1, Sugi_1.0, whole genome shotgun sequence encodes these proteins:
- the LOC131050546 gene encoding protein ASPARTIC PROTEASE IN GUARD CELL 2, whose translation MDSAIRSLTLLLLIMFTVTQSRESKAAPRLKRFPAEATEKNLKTLAGPLWLPLLHRDSITKATNLSYEQRTKQMLERDALRVAAINARLKDLQTKVFSGIPQNSNEYFTRIRVGSQAREQAMAVDTGSDNIWIQCQPCKVCYSQTDPLFDPALSSTFKPINCSSYACRQLHIGSCDGNGNCLYEVYYGDKSHTTGNLAMETLTIGKVSVRNAVIGCSHTSHGLFVAHAGILGLGRGSLSLPSQLSHYYAGIFSYCLVDRNSNRSSTLDFGPQAVPPGAVFAPLLSNARHESFYYVSLVGISVAGKKLAIEESVFLPDQSGHGGTIIDSSTVLTRLPTDAFLPLRDAFVAAFVDELPLSDENEEFGACYYPFEHEDHPGVPTIDFHFSNNATLSLPRRNVLVKVNDKGTFCLAFLETSSSISIIGNVQQQGIRVSYDTVNRLVGFTLNSC comes from the coding sequence ATGGACTCCGCAATTCGATCTCTAACATTGCTGCTGCTGATAATGTTTACAGTTACGCAGTCTCGAGAATCGAAAGCCGCACCGCGCCTTAAAAGATTTCCCGCAGAGGCAACGGAGAAAAACCTAAAAACCCTAGCGGGGCCGCTGTGGCTTCCCCTTCTTCACAGGGACTCCATCACGAAAGCGACGAACTTGAGCTACGAGCAACGCACAAAGCAAATGCTGGAACGCGACGCGCTTCGCGTGGCCGCCATTAATGCTCGGCTCAAGGATTTGCAGACCAAAGTGTTCTCCGGCATACCGCAGAACAGCAACGAATATTTCACGCGCATCCGCGTCGGCAGTCAGGCTCGCGAGCAGGCGATGGCCGTGGACACAGGATCAGACAACATCTGGATCCAGTGCCAGCCTTGCAAAGTCTGTTACAGCCAGACCGATCCACTCTTCGACCCTGCACTGTCCTCAACCTTCAAACCAATCAACTGCTCCTCCTATGCCTGCCGCCAACTGCACATCGGGAGCTGCGACGGCAACGGGAATTGCCTGTACGAAGTATACTACGGCGACAAATCGCACACCACGGGGAATTTAGCCATGGAAACCCTAACAATAGGAAAAGTCTCTGTGCGCAACGCTGTGATCGGGTGCAGCCACACCAGTCATGGCCTCTTCGTTGCTCACGCAGGGATTCTCGGCCTCGGTCGCGGATCCTTGTCGTTGCCTTCACAGTTATCACATTACTATGCCGGAATCTTTTCCTACTGCCTCGTTGATCGGAATTCCAACCGCTCCAGTACCTTGGATTTCGGTCCGCAGGCGGTTCCACCCGGGGCTGTATTTGCCCCTTTGCTGAGCAACGCCCGCCATGAAAGCTTCTACTATGTCTCTCTGGTAGGAATCAGTGTCGCCGGGAAGAAGCTCGCGATTGAGGAATCCGTCTTCTTGCCGGATCAGTCCGGCCATGGTGGCACAATCATCGATTCCAGCACTGTACTCACCAGGCTTCCAACCGATGCCTTCCTCCCTCTTCGTGACGCCTTTGTGGCGGCCTTTGTAGATGAGTTGCCGTTAAGTGACGAAAATGAAGAATTTGGCGCGTGTTATTACCCTTTTGAGCATGAGGATCATCCTGGCGTGCCGACGATTGACTTCCATTTTTCTAACAACGCAACCCTCTCATTGCCGCGACGGAATGTTCTTGTAAAAGTTAATGACAAGGGGACCTTCTGCTTGGCATTCCTAGAAACATCGTCCAGTATTTCGATTATAGGGAATGTCCAGCAGCAAGGAATACGGGTGTCATATGACACTGTTAACAGACTTGTGGGATTCACCCTCAACAGTTGCTGA